The genomic window CATGGGAAGACGGGACCGACCCTTTGGAGGAAAAACTGTTGTGTTTGGCGGGGACTTCAGGCAGGTGCTTCCGGTCGTCAGGAGGGGGTCCCGGGGTCAGATAATCGATGCAACCGTCCGAAGTTCACATCTATGGAAGGGTATGCGCCAGCTAAGGCTCGTCACCAACATGAGGGCTCATAATGACACCTGGTTTGCGGATTACTTGCTAAGGGTAGGCAATGGCACTGAGGAAGTTGACGATCAAGGAAACATACGACTCCCTGAAGATATTTGTGTGCCATCTACAGGCGAGGGTGACGACCTAGAGAAGCTGATTGACCATGTGTTTCCGAGACTAGATGACAACATGTCCGATCCGAATTACATGACTTCACGCGCAATCCTCTCCACCACAAACGACAACGTCGACAAGATAAACATACGCATGGTAGAGCGTTTTCGGGGAGAAGAAGTAATCTACCATAGCTTTGACAGTGCAGAAGACGACCCATATGGCTACTACGCTCCCGAGTTCCTGAATGGGTTGACTCCCAACGGTCTGCCTCCGCATGCACTCAAACTGAAGCTCAACTGCCCTGTCATACTTCTGAGGAACATTGATCCGGCTAATGGTCTGTGTAACGGGACGAGGCTTGTGGTCCGAGGTTTCGAGAGGAACGCCATCGACGCAGAAATCGTGATCGGACAACACGCAGGTAGGAGGGTATTCCTTCCTCGAATACCCCTATGCCCGTCTGACAATGACATGTTTCCATTCAAGTTCAAGAGGAAGCAATTTCCTGTAAGGCTTAGCTTTGCTATGACGATTAACAAGGCTCAAGGACAGACGATTCCGATTGTTGGCGTGTACCTACCTAATCCGGTGTTCTCTCATGGTCAACTCTACGTCGCGTTGTCTCGAGCCACCGCGAAGAGAAACATAAAGATCCTCattgagaaggagaaggagaaggataaTGGCAAGAAGCAAAGTGGTAAATCAAAGAAGCGAAAAAGACCTTCCTTGTCCTTACAAACCTCGATGAAGAACATCGTCTATAAGGAAGTCCTGACAGGCTGAAGTCCGCACTTACGAAACCGGCGGGTTTTGAATATGACAATAGCATTTACTCTTATTCTACAGATAATTTGTTGCTCTGGAGCGCTTTTGTACAAATGTTTATCTTTGTTTTTTATTTGACTGCAATCTTTATTTAAACGTGTGCGACCACTATCAAATTAAGAATGCCCAGCTACAAATGTTTATCTTTGTTTTTTATTTGACTGCAATCTTTATTTAAACGTGTGCGACCACTATCAAATTAAGAATGCCCAGCTTCAGTAGCGTTGCTACGGGCCAGTGCACGTCATCTTCAATTTTATCACGTTTTGCTCAGACTCTGAGGATTTAGAGTATGCATCTATACAGTTTTGGCATCCAGTACACCTATGATTTGAACGCCTCAAGATGTAGGTATAGCCAATATGACCTGTTAGATAATAACATGAGACGACCGCCCCCTGTTTTAAGTCTATATGTTTCAGTTTGGTTAGTATACACTAGACAGATTTAATTATTGTGGCATTTTTGTCTATCAATAATGTGTGTGCATGTTTTCCTTAAGGAAACAACATATAGTTGTCTTCATCACCGGGAACACACTTTAGGTGCAGATCATGATATTTCAGTTGGGCAGTTTTGACATGGTACATTTTTTCAGTCAATATTTGTTTAACTTAAGCAGCAGTACTTCTCTCTTCAAATGACACTACGACACCATAAAGAAGTTGCATACATTTCAGCCGTTACTAATGTGACTACCATTGAAAATGTCATGTCAGACTCGAATCACATCGTAATAGTTGTTATAAAAAAACGTACTATTGCTTGCCCACACATTGAAGTACTACATTTTTTATTACCCTGTATTTCTGAAAACTTTGCTACCATGCCGGTTTGTTGCTAAACTCGTAAAGGTTTTCAAAATTAAAACTGTGGTTCCTAAACCCTGTTATGCTTTTGTTTGCAGCACAATATGGTGATGCACAGTTACCACTTACCAGTAAAAGTAGTTCCTGTTTTAATTTTGAGTGAACTGTTTGTTTTGGCCACGAGATACTTTTTAAGTTTAAGGCATTAATTAGTTTTTCTTGAATAACTTGTGGGTGCATGCAGAAAACACATACTTCAGCATTTAATTGAAAAGGCTACTATTCTTAAATAGTAGTCTCTGTTGTTTCTCTTAAATAGAGAGCTCATAGAATGAATAAACAGAAGTGTAGATGTGATGAATAGAGTAGATAGAAGTACTGATCTTACAATTCTGTCATGTGAAGTGCATCATCGATTACGTGGCAGAAAACTCCTGTCCAATTGAAGTGCATGGATTTTCTCAAGTTCATCACGTTTGAATGCAAACAAAAATAAGAAGGAATGTCAGGATGTAGTTTGTTGATTGTAAACATAAATAATATGGTAGCAGCCGCTTCTTGTTTTGAAAATTGCAGTGCTCGGTTGACTGTATCAGATTAAGAATGCCCTTTCGACTAATCCAAAATTCGTGGCTGTAATTTCAAATTGCAGTGCTCGGTGACTATAGCCAAGAAGTAAAATTTCATATTGCCTAGCTAGCCTGATGCATAATGAGTCATTTGAAATGCAGATGATGAAGGAAAACAAGTATTCGTCTGTCAGTAAGTAATAATTCTGTTAAGAACAGAACTAAAGGCAAGAAGAGTGCAGGTCAGAAAAAATTCAGATAACTGCAGGATAACGAAGCATGCATCTCTACTACGCCATATGTGCATAAAGTTCGGCAACCATTAAATCCCTAGCAGGAAACTAATGTGTGTCCCTAAACTTACATGTGGTAGTTTACTTCGGCATCGACTGAAACTGGCCTTGATTTCAGGTAACTGAAACTTAGGATGCGCATTGAAACTTAGTATCCCAATAGACTGCTCAGCTTCGATAGATGAAGGTTCTCCATCATTAGCCTTGTTCTCATCATCATATTTGGCTGATTCTTGCCTTTGATCTTGAACTACAGAAACCTGTAGTGTGGATATACTCAGTACATACTGACTGACAAGGTATCAGGAAAATAAAGGAGTAGAATACCAGAGTTTCAGAGGTAAATATTGACAGTAGCAGATTATATTATATGCTTATGAACAACTAACACTTGTAGGAATAACTAATACTAATTTAGTACTATGGAAAACACCAcggctcaaaaaaaaaaaaacaattacCTAACTCGCAAACAAATAAAACATTCTACTATATATGAAGATCGATCCGACCATAAGGTCTCTGATTATGTTGGATATCCCTGTACTACCTCCCTGTTTATAAGTATTAAAAAATACAGTAGTCAAATGTTTTATACTCCCATTCTGTCCCTCCCCTAAAAACTGAATCACAGGGATGTCATTGCTCTGCTCCAACAGAACAATTATTCCAATAGAACAATTATTCCAACAGAAAAACTAATCTAACAGAACTTGTAATCAGGATGTCACATTACATATGAATCAACTTACCATCATTTGTTCAGATGATGCAAAATATTTGTGCGTATAGGCCATGTTACAAGCAGAACAAAGTAAACATGAAGAGCCTCACCAGCACGATTTCGTGCAAGTGCTGGCGGCAGAGACGATTGCAGGGGGAAGCTGGATCTAGCAATGCCACACTGACGCCTCGTGGGCGACTTGTTGGACATGGAGCAGCAGAAGGCCCACGTTGCTTGACgacgaggcagcggcggcggctcacaGGATCCAAAACCGTCTTCCACGCCCATGGTTGTTGTCTCCGCGTCCGCCACGGCAGGCGTCTCCTCATGGCCAGCGCTGCTGCATCATTGGCCGATTGGCCGGCTCTGCTTGCTGCTCGTGGACGTTGTGTGCTCCCCTGATGCCGCCGGAATGGAACCACTGCTGCGGCGACGCCAGGATTGCAGGAGCCACCTCCCGGACCGAACCACCGTCGCGTACCAATGGTTGGAGAAGCACGTCGCGGACGAGAGCGTATCAGATGAGGGCTTCCTTGGTTCAGGGAAGACGGCGGCAGCAGGGAtgaggtcgaggcggagctcgaaCTGGAAGGCAGTGGGCGTCGTAAATCCGAGCTCGGGGTGGGGAAGATGGTGGCGGAGGGTGGGATGGGGCAGGGCCGGCGGTGTGCAAGCGCCAGAGCATGGGCGGTACTTGGGTGCCGACGACCTCCAGCCGTCCAGCGGCGGCGAGCGGTGGACCACGACGCCCAGGCTGCATAGCAAGCAATCGAGAGGGGGGAGGTGGCGAGCAGCGGACCTccagcggcggcgagcggcgcaCCACTACACCGGCGGGGCACCCTAATTCTTTTGAACGGATCGGGGAAGATAGGAGAGGCGCGAGTGGGAGGAGATGGGAGCGATTCCGTCGATCCACGGCTCCCCAGCAAGCGCGGCTCGAGGATGGCGTAGCTCTCGGCGAGGCGGAGTTCCTGGTCTCCTCGGGGAGGAGGTGGTCCAGCTGTGGGCCGCGGTGGGCGAGGTGGGTCGGCGGTTGTTGAGCTGCGCAGGTGGGCGGCGGTGGTTGCCTCCTTCGCAACAGCGCAggagggcggcggcagcggcggcggcggcgtagttGGGAGACGCACGTGGTGGGCGGCGCggtggggagaggagggggagagacTGAGAGGGACATCGGCCAACGCCAtcgcgggggagaggagggggataGAGTGAGTGGCTGGGAGGGGGAGAGAGTGGGTGGGGAGAGGTTTTTTTTTCTGAGCATCGGGTGGGGAGAGGTGGCCCGTTTAACTCAGGCCGGACCGTGCCGTTGCgggccggcccatttggccagGTCTGGCTATGAGGAGGACAGGAGTCAGGGGAGGTCCGCATAAGTATAAGATTGTAGGGTGAAAAAAATGCAATTGAAAATATATGTGTTAGTCTCACTTTTGTTTTTATTATATATTATAGATGTTTATATAATACAGTATAAAATATCATTATATTTTGTATGTTTCACCTTTGTCCATCAGAGATAAACAGGGATGGACTCGAATGATGTTTTAAATATATCAACTGACATATGCACCGATGTAACGATGACGGCCCGGACCGAAACACCACGAGAAGAGGTGCTACACATGTTAACGTAAAAGGTGCATTATTTTATATTATTGTTTTTCAGAATATATGAGACAAGGATATGGATTTTGGAGATGCACAAAAAGAACCTATTGACAATGGTTTTGAAGCGACGTCGCTGAAAGGGACCACCGTTTTTTTTACAATATAATGATATGAAAGCGGTGATATCTCATAAAAAACAAAAAAGATGTCAAATTAAACTTCAATTATTATGCAACTATGACCATGTTATATTGTCTTTACCTGTGAAATTTAGCATGCATTATCTTTATATAACTTCATCAAACCATTTTATATAACTTCATTAAACTATTTtagaagcccgtggcaacgcacgggcattctactagtagatATATAAAGTTCGTTCAGCACATCAAACCATTTTATATAACTTCATTAAACTATTTTAGAAGcccatggcaacgcacgggcattctactagtagatATATAAAGTTCGTTCAGCAAAGGAAACAAAGTCATTGCACCGTATGCTGACTAGACTATACACATCCTTCCACCGATTGCCTAAGACCCCACGCCGATCTCATGGGGCCACTTGTGTACCGCGTGCACGGATCAAACGGGAGCGTCGGCCGTGCTGTCCAATTGGCTACTTGCGCCCTACTCTTGCTTTACTCACCCGTCGGCCCTCCTTTATAACAAGATATTGCAAAAGCGAGCCTCCCCCAAAACAGCGGCTCTCCCTCCCGAGCgcgacctagccgccgccgccgccgccactcgccggccgaagcctccgctgccccgccgccggtaCAGGAGCCTAGCAGCGCCTCCCTCCCTGGAGCAGGCGCTCCCACCCAGCAGAGCCGCCGCCGAGTCCATAGGCAGGTAGCCACAACTCCTTACTCCTTCCTCTTGAATCCCTCTGTTTGCTCATTTTTTCCTGACTTTTGTATTCGATGAGTACTTGCTGTAGATCTGATACTGTGAGAATATAACGATGATTATTTCTTGACGAGTACTCGCTTCATGATTTTTCCAATGCATGTTCACGTTTACATGTGAGAGGATTTTGCTTGATAGGTGTTTGTGATAATGCTTGTAGGGGCAAATGTTTACAAATtgtagtttcaattttttttcagatGAGCAAATCTTTTGGTTTAAACACGTTAGCAGTGAAACATGCATTGATTGACGATTTAAGAAATCTTTTAGTTTCAGTTAAGTTGTTTTATCTGCACCGTCTTGACCTGAAAATAAAATCAAAGCTTAGCAGTGACATGCAATTTAAGAAAGCAGGAGCTTTGTCTTGGTTATACTGGCCGAAATTGGTTAACGCGTGGTATTAATGGCATGATAGATGTCCCAAACCTTGTTTATTACTGGGAATATAGTGGTACTGTTACGCTGTGTTGTTGATTTTAACAGTAAAACCTAAAATATTACCGTTTGAATGTGGTCGTTTCTCCTTTTGGTATCGGCTCCGTACTGATACACGTATCAGTAGAGCAAGCAAGCCGAATCCCTCCCTGCTTGCTCCTCATGAATTTTTCCGAGCTTATTTGATCGTGATTTGTCTTTCGTCTACCTGGCTGCAGCGGTGGTTCGGGATCTAGCCATGTCAACCAACAAGGGCGGAGGCGGAGGTGTGTTcctgtttgtcttcttcttgagcTGTTGACTCCTCTGGATTTGGGTTTTGATATTTGATCTTTGCGTTCTCTGAGCTTGTTTCTTGGTTCGTGGATtgcagggaagaagaagaaggaggtgaAGAAGGAAACAAAACTGGGGATGGGGTACAAGAAGGATGATAACTTCGGGGAGTGGTATTCTGAGGTGCGTCTCCTTGCTTATCGCTGGCTTGGTGAGGTTTATTTACAAGTCGATTTGGGCGCATGGTGGATTGGTGGGTGCAATGTGGAAATAATTATGTAAGGTGCTCATAGTATCTGCCCAAGGCAAGATTTCATATGATGGCAGTGGGAAAAGTTCTATGTTGTGATAGCTTTAAGTTTGTTGACACATACTACTGCACTAATCTGCAATATTGGCGCACTTGTTATCTACtgcttccttttttctttttgaacTGTTCTACGTCAAATATTCTGTTTGTATGTTCTTGAAGAGAAACTACTGATCTTCCAGGATTTGACGGTGTTATAGTTTTTGCCTTTGAGTATCAGACATTCTATTAGCTTACCTGTGCTCTCGTGACTGGTACAGTGGTGATCATATTTATTGTTTCCAAGTTGTGCTTTGTCTCTTGCTTGTAGGGTTAGAGCAGAGAAGTTTCTTGCATTTTTCTTAGAGCGGAAACAACAAATGCAAAGGATTCTTCTATAATAAATAGAAACAACAAATGCAAGCAAAATTTCCTTCATACTGTAAATTAATCCTGCTCCTGGTAGGGGCTTCTTTTAAGCTTTTTTATTTGTTCGTCCAGGTTGTTGTTAACAGCGAAATGATTGAGTACTACGACATCTCTGGTTGTTATATCTTGAGGCCTTGGGCGATGGAAATATGGGAGTTGCTGAAAGTAAGTTCTATCAATATCATCTGGAATCTGAAATCCAAATGACCAAGCTGTATTTCACTGTTTCTTAGTAGTATATTCCCTTCTATGGAATGAAATATATGCATCCTTTCTTAAGAGTTGCCTCTTTTTCGGAGACTCACTTTGGCTGCCATCTGAAGCTTCTCTTATGCTTATGCCCATGTTGCTTCCTTTTCTTAACATCTGATAACACATAATCCTTAATGCCTCTTTTCAGTTTTTTATGTTTAAGTTCCATTTTTCCTTCATTGCTGTGTTGCTGTCTTGTTTGGAAGCTGTTATTGCATACGTTTTCTTATCATATCAATACTTTATGACTCTGAATCAACATCAGTAACCTTGCTGTTGCTGTTTCTGTTAGTTTTTATCTTTCAATTACCAAACGATAGCGACATTATTATCTTTTATTTGTAAGTAACATCAATATGATTTGGTGCAGG from Triticum aestivum cultivar Chinese Spring chromosome 3B, IWGSC CS RefSeq v2.1, whole genome shotgun sequence includes these protein-coding regions:
- the LOC123071932 gene encoding dapper homolog 3 isoform X2, producing MALADVPLSLSPSSPHRAAHHVRLPTTPPPPLPPPSCAVAKEATTAAHLRSSTTADPPRPPRPTAGPPPPRGDQELRLAESYAILEPRLLGSRGSTESLPSPPTRASPIFPDPFKRIRVPRRCSGAPLAAAGGPLLATSPLSIACYAAWASWSTARRRWTAGGRRHPSTAHALALAHRRPCPIPPSATIFPTPSSDLRRPLPSSSSSASTSSLLPPSSLNQGSPHLIRSRPRRASPTIGTRRWFGPGGGSCNPGVAAAVVPFRRHQGSTQRPRAASRAGQSANDAAALAMRRRLPWRTRRQQPWAWKTVLDPVSRRRCLVVKQRGPSAAPCPTSRPRGVSVALLDPASPCNRLCRQHLHEIVLVSVVQDQRQESAKYDDENKANDGEPSSIEAEQSIGILSFNAHPKFQLPEIKASFSRCRSKLPHEFSAT
- the LOC123071932 gene encoding uncharacterized protein isoform X1, which encodes MALADVPLSLSPSSPHRAAHHVRLPTTPPPPLPPPSCAVAKEATTAAHLRSSTTADPPRPPRPTAGPPPPRGDQELRLAESYAILEPRLLGSRGSTESLPSPPTRASPIFPDPFKRIRVPRRCSGAPLAAAGGPLLATSPLSIACYAAWASWSTARRRWTAGGRRHPSTAHALALAHRRPCPIPPSATIFPTPSSDLRRPLPSSSSSASTSSLLPPSSLNQGSPHLIRSRPRRASPTIGTRRWFGPGGGSCNPGVAAAVVPFRRHQGSTQRPRAASRAGQSANDAAALAMRRRLPWRTRRQQPWAWKTVLDPVSRRRCLVVKQRGPSAAPCPTSRPRGVSVALLDPASPCNRLCRQHLHEIVLVSVVQDQRQESAKYDDENKANDGEPSSIEAEQSIGILSFNAHPKFQLPEIKASFSRCRSKLPHKIHALQLDRSFLPRNR
- the LOC123071932 gene encoding proline-rich protein 18 isoform X3; amino-acid sequence: MALADVPLSLSPSSPHRAAHHVRLPTTPPPPLPPPSCAVAKEATTAAHLRSSTTADPPRPPRPTAGPPPPRGDQELRLAESYAILEPRLLGSRGSTESLPSPPTRASPIFPDPFKRIRVPRRCSGAPLAAAGGPLLATSPLSIACYAAWASWSTARRRWTAGGRRHPSTAHALALAHRRPCPIPPSATIFPTPSSDLRRPLPSSSSSASTSSLLPPSSLNQGSPHLIRSRPRRASPTIGTRRWFGPGGGSCNPGVAAAVVPFRRHQGSTQRPRAASRAGQSANDAAALAMRRRLPWRTRRQQPWAWKTVLDPVSRRRCLVVKQRGPSAAPCPTSRPRGVSVALLDPASPCNRLCRQHLHEIVLVRLFMFTLFCL